Below is a window of Candidatus Endomicrobium procryptotermitis DNA.
TTCCAACCTTCTGTTATCGCTCAGTTTATGTTGTTTCGTTATTTAAATGCCAATTCCAAATGTCAAATTGACTTGAAAATACAAAAATTATACAATTATCAATGTTTATGTTTGAACTGAGAGGGATACGATGCACAGAAAAATGGTATTTTCTATTGTCGGACTTATTAGTTTAGTTTCAGTGTCTTTTGCAAACAATTTATACATATTAGATAGCCCTACCACCGGGATTTTGAATTACGGCAATTATGATATAAGTTTCAGGTTTTTCGGCGGCGGAAGCGTACAGACAAGACTTGATTTCGGTGTTTTTAAGTTTATGTACGTAGGAGTTGCATGGGAGCTGGACGACTTTATCGGAAATGAAAATATGATTATTGCAGTTCCTGCTTTATCGGTTAAGATAAGATTATATGAAGGCAATATGGCCTGGCCAAGCTTTGCACTAGGTTATGACGGACAGGGTTATTTTTATGATCAAGACTATGAAGACAGTTATCTGCAAAGGGGCAAGGGACTTTATCTTGTGATGGGCAGAGAAGTTTTTGTTGAAGGTCTGAACCTGAATCTTGGCATTAATATGAACAATTTTAAAGAGCCCGGCGTACACGGTTTTATAAATGCGATAATTCCGGCAGCTTTTGCAACAGACACGCTTTTTTTTATGGCGGAATATGACAATATTGGCTATTTCCCGGATGCAAGACTGAATTTTGGCTTAAGACTTAATCTTACGGAAGCTGTTGACATAGATTTTATGATGAGAGACTGCTGGGGGAAAGAATCAAACGACAAATTTCCGAATGAAAGAGTTTTTAAAGTAAGTTATTCTGGAAAATTTTAGAGGTATACATGAATAATTCTTTTGACTTTGAACAGCCGATAATCGAGATTGAAAAAAAGATAGAAAGTCTTAAAACTTCTTCAGAACATGACAATACGGATTATTCTGACCAAATAGAAGAACTTGAAAAAAAGAAACAGGAATTAAAGCAAAAAATATACGCTTCTCTTACTCCTTGGCAAAGAATTCAAATCGCCAGACATCCCCAGCGTCCGTATTCTACGGATTACATAAAAATGATATTTGAGGATTTTATCGAACTTCGCGGAGACAGAGTTTTCGGCGATGATAGTTCTTTGTTGTGCGGTATGGCGTCCATTGATGGAAAACCTGTTATGGTCATAGGACATCAAAAAGGAAGAACTCTACAGGAAAATATGGACAGAAATTTCGGTATGGCTCATCCTGAAGGGTATCGCAAGGCGATGAGAGTTATGAACCTTGCCCAAAAATTTAACCGTTTCATAGTAACTTTTATAGATACTTCCGGCGCATATCCCGGCATTGCTGCAGAAGAAAGAGGTCAGGCCGAAGCCATTGCCAGAAATTTAAGAGATATGTCGGATTTAAAAGTTCCGGTTTTCAGCATTGTCATAGGCGAAGGCGGTTCAGGCGGTGCTTTGGGGATAGGCGTTGCAAATAAAGTTCTTATGCTTGAAAATTCTTATTATTCAGTTATATCTCCGGAAGGCTGTGCGGCGATTCTTTTCAGAGATGGCTCAAAAGCCAAAGAAGCTGCTGAAGCCATGAAAATTACCGCTGGCGATTTGTTAAGTTTGAAAGTCATAGATGAAATAATCAAAGAACCTCTTGGCGGTGCGCATACCGATCCTTTAAAAACTGCTGCAAACATTAAGTCCTCAATAAATAGATACATTAAACAATACGAAAATATGACGACCAACGAAATAGCCGATGACAGATATGCCAAATTTAGAAATATGGGTTTTTTTTCCGAATCTGAAATGCCAAAAAAATCCTTCCAAAAACAAATTAAATCCAAAACGGAAAACGAAGCGGCAAGAGAAAAAATAAAAAAACACAGAAGAAAGGGCATCGTAGAAATTAAAGAGAAAGCAGTGAAAAAGAAGTAATAATAAAAGGGGGAAAAGAATGGCTTTAGTACCTGCAAAACAAATTTTGGAAGAAGCAAGAAAAAAAGGTTATGGTGTTGGTGCATACAATGTAAATAATATGGAACAAATTCAGGCGATTATGGAAGCTGCGAAAGAAACGCAGTCTCCTGTAATTATTCAAGCCAGCAGGGGAGCATTGAAATATTCCAATTTTACATATTTGGGATATTTGATGAAAGCTGCAGTTATAGAAAATCCGGATATTCCTGTGGCTATGCATCTTGATCACGGAAACTCTCTTGAATCTGCAAAAAAAGCGATTGAACTCGGTTTTTCTTCGGTCATGATAGACGGCTCTTTGATGGAAGATGGTAAAACCGCGTCGACTTACGATTATAATGTCGAAGTAACGAAATCGGTTGTTGAATATGCTCATGCCAGAGGTGTAAGCGTAGAAGCTGAAATCGGAACTCTCGGAGGCATTGAAGATGGCGTCGGTTCTGGACACATTCATCTAACCGAACCTCAGGAAGCAAAAAGATTCGTTGAAGCGACAAAAGTAGATTCATTGGCTATAGCTATAGGAACTTCGCACGGTGCGTATAAATTCAAAGGCGCGGCAAATTTAGCCTTTGAGGTTTTGAAAGAAATCAGGTCGCTGATTGACATCCCGATAGTTCTTCACGGAGCGTCTTCGGTTCCGCAGGAACTGATAGACGAAGTAAACAAATACGGCGGGAAAATGCCAGGAGCCACAGGTGTTCCGATGGCAAGCCTTCAAGAGGCCATAAAACTTGGTGTATCTAAAATAAATGTCGATACGGATGGAAGACTTGCGATTACGGCGGCCATAAGAAAAGTGTTTACAGAAACTCCGGAAAAGTTTGACCCGAGAGATTATTTGGGACCGGCGCGTTTGGCTCTTAAAAATCTTATAGTTACCAAGATGAAAGATTTCAGCACAGCAGGACATGCTGGAGACTATAAGCCGTTAACACTCGAAGATATGAAAAAAGAATACGCTTTAAAATAATTTTATTTTATTTGTTGACAAGGCAAATTATCTCTGTTATAATCAAAGGGTAAATTCGCAAATAGCAGTTTAATATAATCTCAGGAGGGTGCAATGTCACTTTACGATGTAAAAAAAATTCAGTTGTTTTCTGTTATTAAGGTGTTTCCGGTAGTGTTCGCTATTTTAGGTGCGATAATCGGTATTTTTACATTTTTTATTTTTCCTACCGATTTGGCAGCAGGACTCGGACTTGGTCCAAGATTTTTGTCATGGTTGATTTTTGTAGTTCTATATACGGTTATAATGTCGGTAGGCGCTATTGCCGTTGCTTGGCTTTATAATATTGTAGCTTCAAAAATGAATTCTGGAGTAGTTATTTCTTTAGAACCTAAAGAATAAGATATTTTTGTTTTATTTTGATTGCGCCGGACATAAATATGAAAATTTTATGTCCGGCCAATTAAAATCTCGCCTCTAAATATTTTTTATAAGGGCAGCTTAATGAACTTAAGATTTAAGTTCACTCTCTCAGTTTCCATCCTTTTGATTCTCGTTATTTTTTTTGTGGCTTATTCGATTTTTTTGGCTCAAAAAAATTTTTTGACTTTACAGTTTGAAGAAGACAGAGTCCGTTCTTATAGGCTTTTTTTTCATTCCTGCGAAAAAGCTTTAAAAGTTAATGACGTTGATCAGCTTATAAGCATAATCGATTCTATAGTTTCAATACATAGGCCTGCGGTGGTTTATTCGGGTTATGTATCTGCAGAGCGAAACATTTTCACTTCAAGAGACGATAAAAATATAGGTTCCGCTTTTGTTCCAAGAATTAAGAAGGCATACTCTCCTAAAACCGACATTTATGAATCTCTTACGGGAGAATACATATTTGAATATGCGGCTCCTATTCTCTACGGGGACAAGTATGGTGGAACTTTGGTTGTGGGTTTTTCGCAAGATTATATGGAATCGCTCATACAGCAGGGTACCTCGCTTATTTACAAACAAATTAAAGCAGTTGCGTTTATAGCTTTGATTTTGGGAATATTAGGAGCCAACTTTATGGCATGGCAGCTTAGCAAACCGATACAACTGCTGGCACGGGCTGCAAAAAAAATCGGCGAAGGTGATATGAATGTAAATGTTGATGTTAAAAGGAGCGATGAGCTCGGTGTTCTTTCAAAAGCTTTTAATGAGATGATTGTAAAGGTAAAAGAAACCGACGAATTAAAAGATGGATTTGTCTCAAGTGTCTCTCATGAATTAAGATCGCCTTTGGCCGCGATTGACGGTTACTGCGATTTACTTATAGAAGGGGTAGAAGGGTCCGAAAGAAAGTATTCTCTTGAACAGCAGTTAAAAGGATTAAAAATCATAAAAAACGCTTCGATAAGGCTGACGAATTTTATCAATAACATTTTGGATTTGGCGAAGATGAAAGCAGGGAAATTTGAAATGAAAGCTGGTTCAGTTTTTGTGGATGAAATCGTAAGAGAAATAACTCTGCTCTTTGAATCGCTGGCGGTTACGCAGAACAAAAAACTTTCTTTTAAAATGCCGCAGTCAATGCCGCCGATTTATGGAGACAATGAGAAAATTAAACAGGTCTTGACAAATCTTGTAAGCAATGCCTTTAAATTTACCAAAGAAGGTGACAGAATAACCATAAGCGGCATGATTTCGCCTTCTTATGGGAATGATTTTATAGAAATATGGGTTGCTGATACCGGAATAGGTCTAACAAAACGTGATGCTGAAAAGGTTTTTGAAAAGTTTTATCAGGTTAGAGGCGGCGAATTTAAAAAACCTAAGGGTACAGGCCTCGGTCTTTCAATAGTGTATGAGATGATAAAATTGCATCACGGACGTATATGGGCAGAAAGCGAACTGGGAGTGGGAACTACGTTTAAGTTTGTTCTGCCTATAAGGAACGGAAATTAGGAATGGCGAAAATTTTAATTATCGATGATGAACCTTTTTTAAGAGAAATGCTTGACGATATTCTTTCTTTTGCGGGTTATAATGTCGTTAAAGCGTCCAACGGCAAAGAAGGACTGCAGAAAATATTTTCAGATTGCCCGGATATTGTTCTTTTAGATTGCTCTATGCCTGAAATGGATGGATATGAAGTTTTAACGCATTTGAGAAAAGCTCCAAAATTTATGAATCTTCCAGTAATAATGCTTACAGCAATGACAGGGGAAAATGAGGAAATAAAAGGGTTTAGTTTAGGTCTTGATGACTATATAACAAAACCGTTCAAATCCGCCGTTTTGCTTGCCCGCGTGCGCACAATACTTGAAAGAAAAAAACTGAGTGTTGATTCAAATCCCCTCACTTCTTTTGCGGGAAATGCGGCGATAAAGTCAGAAGCTGAGAAACGTCTGCAGCTCGGCAAACAGTTTGCTTTTTTGTATATAGACATTTCAAATTTTAAAAGTTTTAACGATAAATACGGTCTTCAGCGCGGTGATGACGTGATAAAATATACCGCGGATTGTCTTTCGTCCGCCGTGAAGTCCGATTTTAACGATGATGATTTTATCGGACATGCCGGCGGCGACGATTTTGTTATAATGACGCACCCTAAAAAAGCCGAAGCGATTGCTAAAAAGGTTATCGAACGATTTGATCCCGGCATAAAAAATTTTTATGATGAAGTTGACAGAAAAAATGGCTATATTATGTCTATCGACAGGCAGTACAATAAAAAAAATTTTCCTATAATGACGGTTTCCGTGGCAATTATATCCACCGAAATAAGCAGTTTATCTCACTTCTCGGATATTTCAAGACGTGCCGCGGAGCTTAAATCGCTGGCAAAACGTAATGAAAAAAGCTCCTATGTTTTTGAGCGGAGAAAGTGAGGAAACAAATGATTGAAAATAAAGTTGTCGTTGTCGACGATGAGGAGGATATAAGAAGCCTTGTCAAAGATATTCTACAGAGAGAGAACTTTAAAGTTATATCATGTCAGGATACCGAAGAAGGTTACAAAAGAATCTTGAAATCAAAACCAGATTTGGTTATACTAGATGTAAAAATGCCGCAAATCGGTGGGATAGAGCTTTGCAGGCTTTTGAGAGAAAACTCTGAAACGAAAAACATGCCGATAATAATGCTCACGGTAGAATCGTCTGAAACGGATAAAATTATTGGTTTCGGCGTAGGAGCAGACGATTATATAACGAAGCCTTTCGGCAATAAAGAATTTGTTGCGAGAGTGAAATCTCTCCTCAGGCGGACGAGTCGCAAAAGCGAATCCAATATTTTGGAATGCGATGGATTGGTAATAAACCTTGATTCAAGAACGGTTACCATAAATAAAAAAGAGGTTATTTTGCGTCCTAAAGAGTTTGATTTGCTTTACACGTTTTTGCTCCGTCCGAATTTTGTGTTAAACAGAGATTTCATATTGGAAAACGTTTTTGAGTATAATGTCGCGGTTACAACGCGCACAATAGACACTCATATTAAAAATTTAAGGCAGACTCTGGGTTCGTGGAGCAAGAGAATAGAAACTGTCTTTGGAAGAGGCTTTAAATTTGTCCCAGACCAAAACGACAAAAAAAAGTAAAACTTTGAAAGGCAAGGAAGATCTTAGCAAATACGATCCTCTTGTTTTTGCCATTGCGAAGAGATACAGCATGATGTTTCCGAAGATTGAGTTTGAAGATCTGGTTGCCGAAGGCAAGCTGGGGCTTCTGGAAGCTTCTTTAAAATATAAAAATGGCAAGAAAACGGTTTTTTCGACTTATGCGTGGTTTTGGATAATAAAAAACATTCAAAAGTATATTTCAAAAAATATTAATATGATAGAAACTCCACAAACTGTTAAAAATATATTGTCTTCTATAAAAAAAATAATTGACAGTAATGCTAAATCGGGGAAAAAAGTTTCTTTTGAAGGTTTGTCAAAAGCACTTGGAATAGGTATATCGGAAGTATCGGATACTTTGGCTATTGCTGAAAACCTTTCAAATATAGTTTCTTTAGATAAAGAAATTGATACAGGAGAAAACATAAGATATTTGGTCGATTCCATTGAAGACAAGTCTCAGCCGGAAATATTTGATGTGATAACGCGCAGCGCCGACAATGAAATGCTTGCTGGGATGCTTTCAAAGTTGTCGGAAAAAGAAAACGCCGTATTGTCTTTCAGGTTTGCGCTGGACGGCGATATAGATAAAAGAATGTCTATAAAAGATATAGCTTTAAATCTTAAAGTATCCGTTGCAAAAGTTAAAGATTTGGAAAATTCAGCTTTGTTAAAATTAAAAGGAATGATAAAAAATATAAATGGATAAAAATAAAATTACCTCGTTTATTCTCATAATTGCACTTCTTGTGAATATGACGTCTTATATTTTTGCGGATGCGGGAGTTACTTCAGGACAAATTTTTGCTTATAATCCTAACCCCGTTACAGGCGCACTGGGAGATGCCGGTATCGCCTTGAGGTCCGATAAGGCTGCATCGTCTATATTAAACCCTGCGGCTACTATAGATACTTACAGAATAACGGCTTCATTTAGCAATTCTTCATTGTTTGGCGAAATACAATATAATTTTATAGGTGTTACTTTCCCTACGGAAATAGGAAAATTTGGGATGTCTTTTATGTACGGCGGGTATGGCAAAATCGATTATTATGACAGAGAAGGCGGTTCTATAAATATGGGCAGCAGTTATGACGCCGGATTTGTGCTGAATTATTCTCTTCCGCTTAAAAGAA
It encodes the following:
- a CDS encoding acetyl-CoA carboxylase carboxyltransferase subunit alpha; translation: MNNSFDFEQPIIEIEKKIESLKTSSEHDNTDYSDQIEELEKKKQELKQKIYASLTPWQRIQIARHPQRPYSTDYIKMIFEDFIELRGDRVFGDDSSLLCGMASIDGKPVMVIGHQKGRTLQENMDRNFGMAHPEGYRKAMRVMNLAQKFNRFIVTFIDTSGAYPGIAAEERGQAEAIARNLRDMSDLKVPVFSIVIGEGGSGGALGIGVANKVLMLENSYYSVISPEGCAAILFRDGSKAKEAAEAMKITAGDLLSLKVIDEIIKEPLGGAHTDPLKTAANIKSSINRYIKQYENMTTNEIADDRYAKFRNMGFFSESEMPKKSFQKQIKSKTENEAAREKIKKHRRKGIVEIKEKAVKKK
- the fba gene encoding class II fructose-1,6-bisphosphate aldolase, producing MALVPAKQILEEARKKGYGVGAYNVNNMEQIQAIMEAAKETQSPVIIQASRGALKYSNFTYLGYLMKAAVIENPDIPVAMHLDHGNSLESAKKAIELGFSSVMIDGSLMEDGKTASTYDYNVEVTKSVVEYAHARGVSVEAEIGTLGGIEDGVGSGHIHLTEPQEAKRFVEATKVDSLAIAIGTSHGAYKFKGAANLAFEVLKEIRSLIDIPIVLHGASSVPQELIDEVNKYGGKMPGATGVPMASLQEAIKLGVSKINVDTDGRLAITAAIRKVFTETPEKFDPRDYLGPARLALKNLIVTKMKDFSTAGHAGDYKPLTLEDMKKEYALK
- a CDS encoding HAMP domain-containing histidine kinase, producing MNLRFKFTLSVSILLILVIFFVAYSIFLAQKNFLTLQFEEDRVRSYRLFFHSCEKALKVNDVDQLISIIDSIVSIHRPAVVYSGYVSAERNIFTSRDDKNIGSAFVPRIKKAYSPKTDIYESLTGEYIFEYAAPILYGDKYGGTLVVGFSQDYMESLIQQGTSLIYKQIKAVAFIALILGILGANFMAWQLSKPIQLLARAAKKIGEGDMNVNVDVKRSDELGVLSKAFNEMIVKVKETDELKDGFVSSVSHELRSPLAAIDGYCDLLIEGVEGSERKYSLEQQLKGLKIIKNASIRLTNFINNILDLAKMKAGKFEMKAGSVFVDEIVREITLLFESLAVTQNKKLSFKMPQSMPPIYGDNEKIKQVLTNLVSNAFKFTKEGDRITISGMISPSYGNDFIEIWVADTGIGLTKRDAEKVFEKFYQVRGGEFKKPKGTGLGLSIVYEMIKLHHGRIWAESELGVGTTFKFVLPIRNGN
- a CDS encoding response regulator — protein: MAKILIIDDEPFLREMLDDILSFAGYNVVKASNGKEGLQKIFSDCPDIVLLDCSMPEMDGYEVLTHLRKAPKFMNLPVIMLTAMTGENEEIKGFSLGLDDYITKPFKSAVLLARVRTILERKKLSVDSNPLTSFAGNAAIKSEAEKRLQLGKQFAFLYIDISNFKSFNDKYGLQRGDDVIKYTADCLSSAVKSDFNDDDFIGHAGGDDFVIMTHPKKAEAIAKKVIERFDPGIKNFYDEVDRKNGYIMSIDRQYNKKNFPIMTVSVAIISTEISSLSHFSDISRRAAELKSLAKRNEKSSYVFERRK
- a CDS encoding response regulator transcription factor → MIENKVVVVDDEEDIRSLVKDILQRENFKVISCQDTEEGYKRILKSKPDLVILDVKMPQIGGIELCRLLRENSETKNMPIIMLTVESSETDKIIGFGVGADDYITKPFGNKEFVARVKSLLRRTSRKSESNILECDGLVINLDSRTVTINKKEVILRPKEFDLLYTFLLRPNFVLNRDFILENVFEYNVAVTTRTIDTHIKNLRQTLGSWSKRIETVFGRGFKFVPDQNDKKK
- a CDS encoding sigma-70 family RNA polymerase sigma factor encodes the protein MSQTKTTKKSKTLKGKEDLSKYDPLVFAIAKRYSMMFPKIEFEDLVAEGKLGLLEASLKYKNGKKTVFSTYAWFWIIKNIQKYISKNINMIETPQTVKNILSSIKKIIDSNAKSGKKVSFEGLSKALGIGISEVSDTLAIAENLSNIVSLDKEIDTGENIRYLVDSIEDKSQPEIFDVITRSADNEMLAGMLSKLSEKENAVLSFRFALDGDIDKRMSIKDIALNLKVSVAKVKDLENSALLKLKGMIKNING